The Litorilinea aerophila genomic interval AATTTCTGCCGTGGTATTTGCGCCAGACTGTACTGGCCGTCGGCCCATCGAACCATTTTACCACGACTTCAGACCCGGATTCCACTGTGAATTTGTTTCAGTTTCATTTGTTTTTTCAACCACAGATTCCGCGGATCGCACCGCATCTGAGGATGCTCCCTCCCCACAGAGGCCACCATCGCGGCGCGGCGTCGGCATCCCCAGATGCCGACCCAGCCGGGACGGCGCCGCATCGGAGTGCTTCATGCGCCTTCATCGCGCCGCGGGGGATGAGAAATCCACCCGATCCGTAGGCCACGCATCCTTGCGTGACAGGGGTTCCCGTCCCGTTGGGTGCGGATGCCCGGCCTCCTGGCCGGACCTACCAATCCGTGTTCATCGGTGAAATCTGGGGTTTCCGCCGTGGAGTCAGGCGGCGGAATCGGTCGGGGCGGGGCTGATACCACCCGCCTCCTCCATCGCTGAAGGGGTAGAACGCAGTTCCTGAATCCGCTGGGGGCCGGCGTAGACGTTGAAGCGATTTTCCCGCAAAAAGCCCACCAGGGTGATATCGAAGCGCTCGGCCAGGGTCACGGCCAGGCTGCTGGGGGCTGAGACGGCGCAGAAGATGGGCGCACCGGCCACCCGGCACTTCTGGAGCAGCTCATAGCTGGCCCGGCCGCTGACCATGAGGATGCGGTCGGGCCAGGGCAAGTTCTGGTTGAGGAGGCCCCAGCCCACCAGCTTGTCCAGCGCGTTGTGGCGGCCCACATCTTCCCGCAGGGCCAACAGGTTCCCGTCCACATCGAAGAGAGCCGCGGCATGCAGGCCGCCGGTCTCGTCGAAAAGGGCCTGGTGGCGCCGGAGTTGGGTGGGCAGGCCCAGGAGGGTCTCGGCGGAGACGACGGGGCCCTGGGGCAGGGGCGGGAGGGGGCGTCTGGCCAGGTCCTCCAGCATGGTGTGCCCACAGACGCCACAGGCGCTATTGGTGAAGAAGTAGCGGTTGAGGCCGGCCAGCTCCGGCAGGGCCGGTGCCCGAAGTTGAACCCGCAGGAAGTTATACTCCTGGCGCATGGGGCTGCCGTCCACACAGTAGATCATGTGATCCACGTCCTGCTTGGCCTGGATGATGCCCTCGCTGTACAGGAAGCCGGCTGCCAGCTCGTAGTCGTTCCCGGGCGTTCGCATAGTGATGGAGACGGTTTCCCGTTGTGCGCCCGCGCTGAGCTGAATTTCCAACGGCTCTTCCGTCGCCATGTAGTCACTCTTGCGGCTCCATTGGCCTCCTTCGAAGCGCCAGATCCGCTGCCGCAGCCGTTTTCGATAGGCCATCATCGCCCTCCTTCCTGCGGCAAATTCGATGCTATCGCGAAGTCGTGGGCTCCTGCACCGCTGCCTGCAGGATTACGAAAAAGTTATTTACGAAGCTTGCTA includes:
- the fdhD gene encoding formate dehydrogenase accessory sulfurtransferase FdhD encodes the protein MAYRKRLRQRIWRFEGGQWSRKSDYMATEEPLEIQLSAGAQRETVSITMRTPGNDYELAAGFLYSEGIIQAKQDVDHMIYCVDGSPMRQEYNFLRVQLRAPALPELAGLNRYFFTNSACGVCGHTMLEDLARRPLPPLPQGPVVSAETLLGLPTQLRRHQALFDETGGLHAAALFDVDGNLLALREDVGRHNALDKLVGWGLLNQNLPWPDRILMVSGRASYELLQKCRVAGAPIFCAVSAPSSLAVTLAERFDITLVGFLRENRFNVYAGPQRIQELRSTPSAMEEAGGISPAPTDSAA